Genomic segment of Methanosarcina vacuolata Z-761:
GGTCATCTAAGTACTCTATTTAGTGGATTAGTATTTTACAAATTAAATCAATATATATATTCCTTCCATATGCCATTGTTTTTTTTCATATCTGGATATTTAATTAATTTTGAAAAATATATGAATATAGAGAAAACTTATTTCAAAAAAAGAGTTTATTCTTTAATTGTCCCGTATTTCTTTTTTTCAGCAATAGCTTACCTGTTTTATATTACAATGGATTATTTATATCAACCACAGATTCATAATATTGAACTATTTGAAAAGAGTGTAGTTTTTAACCTCTACGCTATTTTTTGTTCTGCAAATGGTTATCTTTTAGATACTCCATTGTGGTTTTTACCCTGTTTATTTATAACTGAAATCTTGTTTTTTATATCAAGAAAAAATCTTAAAGAAAACTATCAGCTTTTAGCACTGGTAATATTCTTCTCACTTACTGGTTTCTTATATAGTACTTATATTCCATTAAGAATGCCCTGGAGCTTTGATATAGCATTAACAGGTGTGGTTTTCTATTTAGCAGGTTATTTTTTCAAAAGAAACTATGAAAATGTTTTTTTTAGAAAAAGCTATATTTTTATTTTTGTTCTTTTTCTAATACACATAATGTCCTCTTTTACAAATTCCAGGGTTGATATGTATAAATTAATTTATAATAACTACTTCTTATTTTATCTTTCAGCTTTTTCTGGAATACTTGTGTATTTTTATATATTTAAGAGGATAAAACCCTCAAAAATTTTACAGTTTTATGGAAGAAATAGCCTAATTATTTTAGGGTTTCATTATATAATAATCTCTACACTAAAATATACATTTCCAGTCCTGTTCAGTCACTTAAACTTAAAAATTAGTGAAACTCTATTTTTTATAATCAGTATATTTTTAATATTACTTTCATTAATTCCTGCTATAGTTATAACTAATA
This window contains:
- a CDS encoding acyltransferase family protein; protein product: MAIILVVIGHLSTLFSGLVFYKLNQYIYSFHMPLFFFISGYLINFEKYMNIEKTYFKKRVYSLIVPYFFFSAIAYLFYITMDYLYQPQIHNIELFEKSVVFNLYAIFCSANGYLLDTPLWFLPCLFITEILFFISRKNLKENYQLLALVIFFSLTGFLYSTYIPLRMPWSFDIALTGVVFYLAGYFFKRNYENVFFRKSYIFIFVLFLIHIMSSFTNSRVDMYKLIYNNYFLFYLSAFSGILVYFYIFKRIKPSKILQFYGRNSLIILGFHYIIISTLKYTFPVLFSHLNLKISETLFFIISIFLILLSLIPAIVITNRYFPCILGKKAEKPHILAVG